In the genome of Bacillus thuringiensis, the window TGTTTTTAGTGCCGTGGACTGAAGAATGGGAAATTGAGTTTATGAAAGAGAAACAAATCATTGAGGAACAAATTGGCGAACATATTTTAGCGATACACCATATTGGTAGTACTTCTATTCCACATTTAAGTGCAAAGCCAATTATTGATATAGCAATAGAACTAAAAAATAATGCAGTTGGCATACAATGTATCGCAAAGTTGGAACTACTAAATTATAAATACAGAAAAGATGTCTTGCCTGAAAGATACTATTTTAATAAAGGAGAGCCACGAACTCATCAAATTCATATGTATGAACAAGGAAATAAATATTTAATAGAACAATTACAATTTCGAGATTACTTAATAGACAATAAAACTGCTCGTATACAGTATGAACAGTTAAAAATTCAACTTTCACAAGCTAATCCTACTGATAAACATAAGTATGCGGAGGATAAAACAAATTTCATTACATTCATACTAGCTAAAATAAATGATTGAATGAAGAAGACCGAATTTCATACACAGAATAAGAAACCATGTATTCCTAAGTAAATGGTTTCTTATTCATTAGTTATCTCATTATTTGTACTATCAATTTTTTATTATACAGCAGGTGGAACGAAATAAAATAGTATTGAGAGCATCAATATAAGTGCAACCATTCCCGTTATTGAAAGTATATACTCTTTTGATTCTCTATCATACTTCCAATCCATCCATGCTCTTAAAGTCCAAGATATTCCTAAATAAGTGAACATGACATAAGCCATTTTAGAATTTTCAAATTTAAACATATAATAACAACTACCTATTACATAAATAATAATAAGCCCTATTTCTAATTTTACATGTAAACTATTCACATGCTTATATCCAAAGAAGCCTCTTTTCTCCATATTCAATTTTTTTCTTAAAAACTGTTCTAAAAAGTAACCACCTATACCTAGTCCAATAATAATAATCAAAATTGTAGAGGTCCCCATTGTTATCCACCTCCTATTCCTTTATTTATTTTTAGAAATAAAGTGGACTATATTTCGGTTATTCTCTTCTAAACAACTTACAATTCCTTCAGGATATGTTGGTTTCTCCTTTAATTCGTCTAGACTTTTCCAAATTAATATAATATCCTCATGCTCTTTATGCCTTATTTCATTTGTAATTATCTCTTCAACCGTTCCCCAATGTATGAATGTACAATGATGTCCTATTTCGTTGTTCCATTCGAAAATATGCTCATTTTCAGCGGCTAGTTCTTGAACATCAATCTTCAAATCGTATTCTTCCATTAATTCTCGTATTATTGCTTCTTTTGCCGTTTCACCAAATTCAATAGAGCCACCTGGAAAACGATAAAATGTTTCTCTTAAATCACATTGTACAAGTACTTTAGAATGATTTTCATTTAAAATCATTGCTTCAGCACGTAATTTAGCCATTTTCATTTTTTCTCCCCATTCATTCCACATATAATTAAATCCAATAGCTATAAAAGAAAAGGTTAACCATAATTCCTGTTATTACTAATAGCGGAACCGTTCCTAAAGAAATGACATATTCCCTCGATTCTTTATCAAATTTCCACTCCATATATGATTGAAAGCAGTATAAAGTTATTAAAAATAATATGGGTAAATTACTAATATAAATGGGATTTAAAGTAGCGCATATCATCGTAACAATTATATAAGAAATGATAAGAGCCCTAGTACCCCATTTATGAGAGTTGTTTACATATTTACTATTCCAGTCAGTCTGTTTCGGTATATTTAATTTTTTTCTCACTACTTTTTCCAAAATAACTACAAATATGATCCATAATACTAATAAAATTACTTTAACTAAAAACAGTGATGTCTCCTCCTTTACCTTTTATCTGGCTGGTCACTCGGATACGTAGCATTCTCTTTGTTTTCAACGTCCCAACTAATAATTGTCGCACTATCTCGTCCGAATTGATGATGAACGTGCTCTAATACATGATGAACACTTTCTTCAAGCTCTATTATATTTCTATTCATATCATTATACAGATTTAATGGTGTTTCATAGTGTCGTTCCCCGCACTCTAATACTCCATCTGTGACCATTACAATTCGGTTCTTTCCAGTACGTAATTCACGAATGCCTGTTGAATAGCAAGGGACTGGTAAATGAAATGTGTTTATATTTCCAATCCATTCATAAAAATGACGCTGATTTAATGCATATTGCCCTAACTTATGTAATTCTTCATGAAATACATAAATGAGGCAATCGCCAATAGATAACCACCATATATAATTTTCTTTTCTTACACATATTAAGCAAGCTGTTTCACCTTTAATCTTTTGACACTTTTCTTTAAATGAAGAGGACTGAAAGATTGTAAGTATATGATTTTCAACAGATCGAAATACAGTATCAATCGATTCATTCATCATTACTTTTATATTTTCATATTCTTTTTGGATTGTATTTACTACTAAATCAACACTTTCCGCACTATTATGTCCATCTAAAATAGCTGCAAATTCCCAATCATCATTTGACCAAACTAACGCGCCATCTTCGTTCTTTTTTGCTCCAGCGTTTATATTACCGCCATATATACCGAGTACGATATCACCATATTGTTTTACTGAAACTTCGTCTAAACACATCTTCTTATTTCCAACCCATGAGTATTGTCTATTATTTGTTGTATGCATATTCACTCACCAACCTTTTCATATATAATATCATAAAAAAAGGAAAAACAGGATTTATATTCCGAAAATTCATTCTTTTAATCAGGTAATTTTTGAAATAAATTTAATACTCACTATTTCTTCAAAAACGCAATCCCAATTATAATCCCAATCACAATTCCGATTACTAAATTATTTGTAAAGTGCCCTTGAAATACACCGATTACAACCCCTATACCGACACCTATTGCCAAAGCATCATTTCTTTTTTTATTTTTAGCCAAAATTGCATCTCCTCCCATCATTTCTCCCTAAACAACATGCATTCACTTAAATGTATTAATATACGCACTATCTCGCTTGAATCTTTTCAAAAAATGCACTTTAACTTCATATATAATATTTTCCATTTTCTGTACATACTCCTTTTATAATGAAAAAATTTCAAGTAACCATTAAATATATATAGGCATTTACTATAAGAAAGATCCGTAATTTATTGAAGGAGGAACGATTCAAATGCATCCTCATTGGAATCCAAATATAAATCAACAGTATGTTTATTCCCCCCATCCTGTAAGGAATACATTGCATCATGATTCACAATATATGATGCAGCGCATCGCTAGCCTTGAAAGTCAGTTAGCTAAATTAATCTCATTAATCGAAGAAAATAATCAATTAATTAAATCCATGGAACAACAGCAAAACCAAGTTTGTGCACCAGCTGGAGGTTCTGTTATCGTTCGTATGTAAACTGGATGCAATAAAAAACACACTTTGTAGTATAAAAGTGTGTTTTTTGGTCATTATTTTCTTTTCGTATGGAACCCTTGTGTAATTCGGTCTAATATAATTGCGATTACTACGATAGCTAATCCAGCTTCAAATCCCATTCCGATATTAACTTGTGTTACCGAGCGATATACATCAACTCCAAGTCCAGGAGCTCCTACAAGTGACGCTGTTACAACCATCGATAACGAAAGCATAATACTTTGGTTCACACCAGCCATAATCGTTCCGGTTGCAAGTGGTAATTGTACTTTAAATAGTTTTTGTGATGCAGTGGATCCAAATGCATTCGCTGCTTCAATTAAATCTTCTGGAACTTGTCTAATTCCTAAGTCAGTAAAACGAATTGTCGGTGGCATTGCAAAGATTACTGATGCAATAATTCCAGGTACTACACCTACTCCGAAAAATGTGATCGCTGGAATAAGGTATACGAATGCAGGCATTGTTTGCATAAAATCTAATGTTGGTTTTAAAAATTTTGAGAAACGTTCATTTTGAGATGCTAATATACCAATTGGAATTCCGACAATAATTGAAAT includes:
- a CDS encoding ABC transporter permease; this translates as MNSIPRIPLGEWVDSFVASLYEHFEGLFRGFSYIIGGFVDLLTNFLTIIPAILMIIILCFLVWYTTRKLSLVIFTLIGLLFILNINYWAQTMQTLALVLTSVIISIIVGIPIGILASQNERFSKFLKPTLDFMQTMPAFVYLIPAITFFGVGVVPGIIASVIFAMPPTIRFTDLGIRQVPEDLIEAANAFGSTASQKLFKVQLPLATGTIMAGVNQSIMLSLSMVVTASLVGAPGLGVDVYRSVTQVNIGMGFEAGLAIVVIAIILDRITQGFHTKRK
- a CDS encoding PP2C family serine/threonine-protein phosphatase, whose product is MHTTNNRQYSWVGNKKMCLDEVSVKQYGDIVLGIYGGNINAGAKKNEDGALVWSNDDWEFAAILDGHNSAESVDLVVNTIQKEYENIKVMMNESIDTVFRSVENHILTIFQSSSFKEKCQKIKGETACLICVRKENYIWWLSIGDCLIYVFHEELHKLGQYALNQRHFYEWIGNINTFHLPVPCYSTGIRELRTGKNRIVMVTDGVLECGERHYETPLNLYNDMNRNIIELEESVHHVLEHVHHQFGRDSATIISWDVENKENATYPSDQPDKR
- a CDS encoding DUF4181 domain-containing protein, whose protein sequence is MEKVVRKKLNIPKQTDWNSKYVNNSHKWGTRALIISYIIVTMICATLNPIYISNLPILFLITLYCFQSYMEWKFDKESREYVISLGTVPLLVITGIMVNLFFYSYWI
- a CDS encoding NUDIX domain-containing protein, whose protein sequence is MKMAKLRAEAMILNENHSKVLVQCDLRETFYRFPGGSIEFGETAKEAIIRELMEEYDLKIDVQELAAENEHIFEWNNEIGHHCTFIHWGTVEEIITNEIRHKEHEDIILIWKSLDELKEKPTYPEGIVSCLEENNRNIVHFISKNK
- a CDS encoding GrpB family protein — protein: MLGLPHGKVFLVPWTEEWEIEFMKEKQIIEEQIGEHILAIHHIGSTSIPHLSAKPIIDIAIELKNNAVGIQCIAKLELLNYKYRKDVLPERYYFNKGEPRTHQIHMYEQGNKYLIEQLQFRDYLIDNKTARIQYEQLKIQLSQANPTDKHKYAEDKTNFITFILAKIND
- a CDS encoding DUF4181 domain-containing protein — translated: MGTSTILIIIIGLGIGGYFLEQFLRKKLNMEKRGFFGYKHVNSLHVKLEIGLIIIYVIGSCYYMFKFENSKMAYVMFTYLGISWTLRAWMDWKYDRESKEYILSITGMVALILMLSILFYFVPPAV